From Carassius carassius chromosome 15, fCarCar2.1, whole genome shotgun sequence:
tttaaattttcttgcATGTccgtaatatataaaaaaatctataaacagAAACCTATACacaaaaccacataaatgaactaaaactaaaacagatttttttaaaatcctttttaaaaatattaataaactatgaaggtatttaaaataacattaatcgGGCGTGCATTTCCTGCTTGACTTTCTTCTgcaaaaaaattagaaatatctgtttgcccatacaatgaaagtcaatggcatGCAGCATTGTTTCTGGattccactgactttcattgtatggccaAAACAGTTTGAACATTCTTCACAACGTCTactttgttccacagaagaaagaaagaaatacatgtCTGGAATGGCATGAAATAtgatgatgagtaaatgatgacagatcttaaatatTTTTCACAACACAACCTGTCATAATAAAAGAGTTGACGTGGTCAAGCATACAGATGTGTACTCACATATTTAAATGGCAGGAGTGCTGCCACAGTAACAGCTATATCCGCCAAAGTCACACCCTCTCCTACAAGGAACGTCCGCAGCGCTAGAGTCTCATCTAGAGCTTTGAGAACATGCAGCAGCTCTGCTTTGGAACTCTGCTGGAGCTAAAATGAAAGGTCAACTGATATTACATTGAAAACGCATTCTGATCATATATGGGCCTATACAGACAAATACATACCTTCTTATCAACCTCCATGATCCCCAGCAGAGGGAATGTCACGGCACAGGCCACGGGCATCAGCTCGTTCTCAGCAAAGCTCAGCCATTGCCAAACCTGACTCTCCTGCTTCTTATCGCTGCCGGTCCGGTTGCCCGCTGCTGCCAGGTACCAGCTCACAGCATTAGCACCGGTGAGCACGGTGCCGCCcgaaccagctaagaccagcgcaGGACGAGATCTGGCCACTTCAGCCGGAGGGTCCTCATGGATGATTCGTGGAGGAGATGGACAGAATTCAGCAGCGACCGAGGGCAACAAACTCCTGAAGTCATCCGGGTGGGAAGAAATGTATAGAGTGTCCATCTGACAGACAGATATGAATAATACTTTTTTGCAAAACTcacttaatttaaaatgaatttaatttaatacatcgGAAATGAAAGCAAGCAGTATTAGAATAATGTGTGTCAATTTTCTTTGTCAAGTGACAAAACCTTTAAGAcattaatatttacaattattgCATATCAcactgtttgcttttttttttattttttttatttttatatccaaTCGTGTTTCCCAAGTCTCGTCACTTTTGTTTTACCTGCTAATGACACATAAACCAGTACTTCTCTTGTCAGATCAGATGTAGAAAATGAGCTCACTGAATTAAGATTCACTTAAGAAATTGTATTAGTTTTAAGCTCGCGATAAACCCTTTTATTCGGTAACccttttatgtttatattataatgtaatgcTGGCATAATAACTATTCTGACGTAAATATAGACCTAAGTTAATTGGCTAAACGCATGGTCTGTTTATTTCAGCAGAGCTATGACTGTAAATGTCAAGAAACTACAcataacacacagacacacattcgaTTGTATCGGTTTGGCGGTATCTGTTAAAGTCTTGTTGaatatcattaataactcacctgtGCAGCAGCAGTGGGGAAACGTCAGCCTAAATCCAGCATGCAGAGGATCCAATGCTTCATAAGCGCTGCCGTAAAGTGATGTAACCGGTCGTAAAGCGCATCCGTCTGACGCAATAAATGTGTAACAGACTACAGTGTCCGATAGAGGCGCTACGAGCTACAATTACACTCAACGCTATGATGTAAGCCACTGGAAATGAGAACTGATGGGCAATGTACAAATTAAACATTGACAAATTGCTGCTTATTCCTTCTGAGACAAAAGTAGTAGCCGATACTGTTGCcaataaagaacattatttgttattttgaatGTAGTATTGACAACCTTTTAGACGTTATGATTTTGTAGAGCaaatttaatatttacaaattttaTCTCATAAGCCTTTCTGTAACGATCTTATCTTTTTTAAATCAAGGGTTTTCAAACGAGGGAGCGGAAAGAAGTGCGAGAGGGTCCGTGGAAAATTTGAAAGAAAATCagtgtaaaaaagtaaaaatagataaataataaaaatacgattaaaataaataaataaatgcgtaaataatcaaatcaaataaaaataggtTAAAATAAATGAGTAGATAATTCATCAAGCAGGcctaagcaaataaataaatacatctaacAATACAATATGctacttttaaaaaaacaaactattaaaactattaaatagGCTTTTAGGCTATTTtccaatgaatatatatatatatttttagggcTATAGGTAGCCTACCTTTTACATTTTAGGATGGGAGTCTTTTACTCAAGGATGATCATATTTGGAGATCTATGTGGCTAAATAAGGCTAAATATTATGAACCTGTATatgtacatttttagttttagatCACTTAATAAAGGTTTTGCTTTACaatcatattttattcatgtAAACGACTTGTCATAATCAAAGATTATGTACAGCCACCTGCTTTTCTAATAATAAGTGAgggtattaaatatatttgcctTAACTTTCTTTGCTTTTTATAGTCTTATTCAGTAGATTTACATTGATTACCTTGAAGGTCTTGTGTTATTGATTAGACTATAAATGACAGAGAGCATGACTCACAGAGAAGAGGTTTTATTGCAGCATATAAACCATGACACAGCAAGGTGTTTATATGTCAGATGAAATGACCAACATTTGACAACAATTACATAATCTTTCTGACACTTAACAAACATTTCTCAGCACCTTGAAAGAGTTACAATTCACCCTGCACCTTCCCTTTTCAAATAATTAGGAGATTTATGTAGGTATTTTAAGGCAGAATGTAAAACAGCGGTTTCATGATTCATAACCACATGCCATATGGTTAATATCCAGTGTGCAGCCTGACAATTATAGAGTGCAACTGTCAGGATCCggaagtaaaaatcccattcgGTTTCTCCATAGGGGAACTGATTTTTAACTGTAACTTATAAATCATTAAAGACCGACCTACTGTGAGTTGCAAGATTGGTAATCGATGGTATATGCTTTTGCTGAAGCCATCAGTCTGCATTATTTCTACTTGATTTTTAAATGCTCAATTCCAACATCGATTCCAAACTATATTATGATTCTGCAGAAAAATCTCCAGCATTTGGAGAACTGAAACAACAAATTGAACCAACCCTTTAGCAGCTGTCCACCTCCATGAAACACTACGAATGAcatcattttgaaatatatcacaTAAAATACGTTAAGTGGACAGTCCTGCACCTTTTCAAagaatgtgatttttttaaatcaaagtttgtaatgttttGATTCACCAACAGTAGGAGATAGTTGGCTTGATTCGTGGCTCTGTGAAATCCTTAAAAAAGGATCCTTAATCCTTAACTATGGGAaaaataaataggaaaaatacTTCCGGAACCAAGGCCGTTGAAAAAGTGGACAGGAACTAATGCACTCTATTTGTGGTGTAATATGCAAATAAGTATCTAGCACaggcatatatacacacatttaagtCTATTCACCAACCACTTCAGACTTCAGCAAGTCAGGTGTTTGCAATTCAGATGATTCCTCTGAGCTCCCTCCAAAAGCTTCCTGGACATTCGATAGTGTGTTGTCCACTACTCCACCTATGATGGATGCTACAATGTTAAGCATGTGGCCCACCCCCTTTCCACTTCTCCAGGTAAGTTTGCCAACCCCACTTCCCACGGTTGACACCTGGTGGCCCATTTCTGAGGATACGACACATAGGTAATCTACCGTATGATCGAAGACTGAGCAGAGAATCATCCTGATGATCCTAAAACCATTCCCCACTGTTCCTGTCATGATTCCCACGGCATCTGATGCCAGAGTGCCTGTCCCTATGAATCCTTCCTGGAAAGCCACAAACAGGCTTTCGGCTAATGGACTGAGGCAGGCGTAAGTCGTGCACACGCTTGTTTCTCCTGTCTGGTACAAGGTGTTCAAGATGCATGAAATGCCAGAATACACCCCTGAGACCAAGTTGTTGACCAAAGTGCAGCTGTCACCAGGCACTGAGGCCAGAACAGCCAGATCTTCCTGAAGAATGTAGGTTAGCTGGAAAGGAAGGTTAGTGACTCGGTTTACAATTGGAGAGAAAGGGGCATAAAAGAGATAGATGGTGGAAGACAAAACTTTGAGGAGCGCAGACTCTGAGCTCTCTGTCTCATTGGTGCTCTCTTGAAACTCCATGTCTGAATCTCTCAAAGATGTGTAGCTTCGGGCTTCACCATTAACATTCTCTGAAGTCATTTCCTCTGTTCTTGGTTCTGATGTTTCTGCTTCCTGAGAGTTGTGTTCGCCAGTGTGCTCTTCACTTTGCACATCAGAGTTGGGTGTTTCGATGCCATTCACTTGCTTTTTCAAGAGCAATGCAAGCTCCTCTTCACTCTGATGTCCTACTTCACCACAACCTCCTGAAAACAGTCCTGCAACTCCTATTAGCTCCTCCAAAGCCTTAATGCTGAGCACCTTCATGTCCCCCTCCATCACTAGCCCAACACTGAAACTACTATATCCATTTGATGCAGCACAACACACTGCTGACCACAACAGTTCCcccctgcatttatttaaaccaCCTAAACCAATCTGCACATAAATGTCTCCACTTATCTTTGAACACTTTGGTATGATGGAGCTCCTTATGAACTCTGCGGTCAAAGAATCCCATTTAAATAGAGGGTAGCTGTGATGGGGTGATGGGGTCTCATTGGTGGTTCCTCTGTAAAGAGCTGGAATAGCCACAGGGGAATCATCATTGATCTCTTCTTTGTCATCCTGCTGATGGGTTAAAAAGACATGGACTTAATTACTTGCAcaaggattgttcacccaaaaatgttaattctggCATCACTTACATTTgccaccttcatgtcattccaaacctacatGACATTTTCTTTagaatgtaaaataatacattttaaagaatgttgaggTCCAAACAACATTAGACCCCATTGATCTTCACTATACAGAGGAAAAGCTGAAACTggatttaaagtatcttttttgTTACTCAGATAAAAAGGAGTagttttggaataacatgagagtgagttaataatgacagaatgttctcTTTAAACAAAGAATTTAAAATCGCAAGTTTTGTAGCTGATGGACAGGAATGAGATGTTTGTTTTGAGGTGTGACGGAATGAAACAACCTGTTCTGAGTCAGTTACATGAACAGCCTTGTTAATTAAATGCAGTCAGATTGTCTTAATGGGTTAGTTTGAATTATGGATAACACCAATCTATTGATCTATTGCTCGTCGGTAAGACTGACCATAATAAACGGCTCttaaaaatgtaatctttatATTGATGCTAGATTCTGGGGAGCTGCACCATGTGATATTTTACAATTACTCTCATCTTGTCATAAAAAGGTCCAGTTGTCTGATATTTTAGGAGACTTTTGGATTTGACACACAGGGTCTCCAGGGATACTGTGATGTAATGTCCTGTTTGTTTTCTGCATGTTGGTTGCACATGAATGATTTTGCAGACATGTTTACCAAAATGCAATTCATTCAAGGAGTGGAATACAACACTTGCATGATGAGCATGTTTTAATCTGTATATTACAAAAGAAACCTAATAATAATGTTCTTCAAAACACTAACTTTTAATGTATACTATATACTAATTAAAAAACATGCTTACCATAAGTGCATCTGAATAAGTGACAGTTTGAGaactgcattttcatttttttttattaatcaatagaaatgacaaaaaaaattatcatgttGTTTATCCTACTAAAAATTATCCATGAAATGGTTCGATTTTTCTCTTCCCCTTGACAGCCTTTTAAATTAGCATGTCAGCAGAAACCATAATGAATGTCATTTAGCAATACTCTGTGGTAAAAAATTCAGACATCTATAACCTGTACTTACACTCATTTAGTAGGATAGCTCTCCCCGTAAAAGATTAAAACAACCAACACTTCATCACAACAATGCATTTTTAGCAAATCTGTATATGCTCAAATCTTCCCCTGAAGTCTATTCAAGCTCCAAGAGAGTGTCTCACCGTGCTCTGCTCTCCTCTGCCCCATCCATTTTTCAAGCCGAGGTGAAGTGCTGTATAGATGGTTGCTTGGCAGTTGGCATTATAGAGCGATGCAAAAGGCCGTCCGGTCAGATGTGTGTGACACCTCTGCTCCAAACCCAGCTCAGACAGTGAGTGTGAAGGTGTGCCTCTGAAAAAACACTCTTGACACTGGAGGAACCCTGGATCAAGATCTGTGAGGGTACTTGCCCGGACTACACCACCGTTAAACAGCACTGCAGAGATGAACACTGCGAGTCTGGGCAGAGCAAACAGCATGGCCGAACCCTCAGTACAACGAAGCAGAGACTGCAGCTAACAGTGCTGAACTAGCAGCTACACAAAACAAGCTCCTgctacactctctctctctcttcagctaTGCAGAATGAGCCTGGGCACAATCTCACcttctccatccctccccctttcAGTCCCTCACTCTCTTTCATCCATCCCTCCCTTTCTAAATCACACTTTCTGACTACACCTCGTCCTAGTATTGCTATAATGCACACAAACCAGTACACACACCTCTTACACGCCTTAATGATTACCAGTGTGTCAGCATTCCCCAGCATCAACACTACAGCATGCCGTTTTTGCAGCTAAAGTCATTTTTATGGCCAAAATAACATTTTGGCACCATCTACATAAAAAAAGGTCCAGTCATGAACTtggaattcctcaaatcaaaggTGGTGCATCAAAAAACAGGTGTTGGTGTATTGACTCAAACACTACTCAAAGTACAGATAGACACACaagagaacattttaaatatttaataaaaaggaCATTAAAGATACATTAAACAAGAATGATTTTGAAAAGTGTTTTGCTTGCAGTTTCTTTTggcacctgtgtaaagaaagaaagagactttaattgcatttatttcatatCTTTTATTATAGACATAAATAATTCTGGTAATAAACTGTTAGAGTCTGTTCGTGTCTAGTTCATGTTcagctggtgtgtgtgtttgtgtgttttataatCCCACAGCAACTTGCCTGGACTAGTGTTGATGTGCTCCTGGGTAAACTGGGTGTGGTTCTCTCAATCTCAGGGTGTTTTTCTCCCTTTGTTCTGCTCACTCACTCTCTTCCCCCTGTTCTTATTGTCTAAATCCTGTCGCACAACTATACATTTATGGCACACTTAATAATACATTGCAGCTCAGCAGTCTTTAAAGAATAAGCCTATCCAATATCTACGATGAGTCAGACGTTTTTTTGTAACCCAATCTGTTATAAAGCCAAACGCCAACAAAACGCAGATCTAATTTTCTTAATGACAAATCACAAAATCCTTTTCACTTGGTCAATCTCCAATTTCCCACACAGGATAAATAAAAGGAGTTACTACCTATCTGGAAGAGTCTGAATGATCTAATAATATGTTTAAGTAAGGTGTGCAGAACAGGTTCACAAAACAGGGCTCAACTATAACAAATATTTTTGGTTGTCCTGCCAACACTTTCACCAGCCCCGCCACAAATAAAATGATCAATTCATATACTTagccatgtatttttatatttgctagaaagaaaatagtatttttattaaatggtaagttttctttaagctatttttttttcatttcaaaaggAAACCTTTATTATAACTCTATAAAGAAAGGAATAAAGCAAAGCATCTGTAGTTTTCAATGCATTCTTACTAAAACTTCAAAACTACAAAAGTCATCTTTGCCATTTAACAAAGCTATATACTACTATATACTACTGTTCAACAGTTTAAGGtaagattgttttatttaaaataataataataatacatttattgagcaaggatgtattttacattattataaaatatttctatttcaaacacaTTTTCTTTTGTACTTGTCTATTCAAATCTATAATAatgtccacaaaaatatcaaccagcacaatttttttcaacattggcaacaattaaaaaaaaaaaaaaaaatattgagcaccaaatcagcctattataatgttttttgaaggatcatgtgacacttaagactgagtaataaatgtgaaaaatcagctttggcatcacagaaataaataacattttataatacattaaaacaaaagcgttattttaatatttacaatatttctgttttactgttTACCTTGGTGAGAgcaagatacttttttttcaaaaacttttgaatagtagtgtatgttATGCAGCTAGATAATATTATTTCGCCACTTTTATTGTTGACCCCTGGAAAAGCCTTTGTGTGtattttgaatgaaatgaaaGCTCCTGTTAATGCTCACAGAGGCCTGTATTGGTCTATTACCTTCACTCATTGGGTATGTCAATAACCAGCTCTGCTTCAtccccctctcctctctcctcctctccgtGGTCACTCTCTCCTTCACTCTCTCCCTCCTCCTCGGCTGCATCCTCACTCAGCATCTGCTGTGGTACCCAGCTGAACGGCCCACTCGCACCCCCAGCTGCACCACTGCCTGCAGGGTAACTGGATGTGAGTGGGCCAACCACCTGAATACGAGGGACAAGCagagaaatgtctgttagactaCATTTCAGAAACACGTATAACTAAAATGTATGAAGAGAAGTGTGTTACTGTAACCGTAAGATTACTACAAGACATGACAAACAGTGTAGCAATAAAGGCCGCATGAATCTAGGCCATTGTGTTTCCATAGTCAacctctctgtccctctctcacCTTCCCTGAACCGTCTTTCCTGTGTTTGgccagttttgtttttctctctttcttcactCGCTCAGCAGAGGGAGCCAAATACTCAGGAGGGAAGGGTAGCTGCTCACCCAGAATCACACACACAGGCCCACCAAAGAGTAACAGTCAttcccacacacatacacacacacacccacagtaCCCAGAGTGATGTGTGTGAAGTCCATGTAAACCAGGTGAGGTGATACAaagacaaaaagagagaaaatgaataaaatgacaaattaacAGGTGACAAAAACAATGTGAGTAACTGAAAAACATGAGACGTATGGAATGCATATGTATGGAGGTGTTGTGTACTCACAGTGTTGAGATACTGTGCCGGAGCAGATGACTGGAGAGGAACCGCACCAGAGCGGGACAGGAGTGCGAGATGAGGAGATGAGGACGACGGGACGGGAGGAACCCCAGGACTCCTCCTTctgaaaaaacaaatatatatatttattgaagaCACAGAGCTATACTAATAAAAAACAAAGCACATGTTATCTTGATAAAACTTGGAAAAAAGTAAAGTGGCCACACCTgtctcaaatgtaatttaattcagCGACAAGCAACATTTCAAActaatttgttattttagttgagtatgtcttttttttttttgaagtgaattaacattttgcattccTAATTTATTCAGAGCTTTTCAAAATTGCATTATCTGTCACTGCCTATGAGTTACTATGTTCTATAAAGTTTTGTGGATTTACaatttttcactttcacaaatcTTTTCCAGTCAGATGCTCATTTCTTTTAAGCAGCTTATAACTGGCAATTTTAAATCATTTGCACTACAAAAATAATGCAGTCTTTTGTAATTCTGACTATGTCAAAATTCAAAAGGCACACatgcattaaaatgtttattcaaaaacCCATGAAAAGTCTCTATACTCCGTCTGTAAAACACCACTTATGCTCACCCAggccgcatttatttgatctaaaaaacacagtaaatagagtagcattataaaatattattacaacttcaaataaatgttttccatttaaattagAGCTGTCAAATGATTATTTGTGATTAATCTCATTCACAATAAGTTTTCgttaacataatatatatgtgtgtactgtgtgtatttattatgtgcatgaaaatatttacatatatttacattcatatttttataatatatttaaatatattgaatacataaacataacatattcgTCTTAAATATAGACAtggatgtttgtgtatttatgtaataaatattcaccatacacacatatgtaaacaaaaacgtttattttggatgtgattaatcgcgattaatcatttgacagcactaatttaaatgtattttaaaaagcaacgtattcctgtgatggcaaagctgaattttcaacatcattacttcagtcttcagtgtcacatgatccagaaatcattctaatttgttaaTTTTGTGCGCAAGAAAATCTGTCAAATCCACAAAAACATCTATTTGTTGCAAACTCACTTCTTTCCTgcttccctgtctctctctctggctcCTTCTCCATCACTGTCGGAGGAAACTGTTGCATCAGAgtctgaaaacaaaaacaatcttagCACACAAAACTTCTTGAAGATTCCTAGAGGTTTGCAGACGAGCGTTTTCATTAGAGACTTACCGGAAGACTCTTCATCCACCCTTTCATACTGCAACAGTCTGTCCAACAGAAAACTGACACAAACAAGAGTTTTTCATTATGTGCATGTGGGTCAAGCAGAAAGAAAGCATTTGATAACTCTGATAACCAGACTACAGGTTCTACCTTTTGTCTCTAGAAACTTTTAATAGTTTCCTCTGAGCTCTTCTCAGCTCCTCCTGAAAACACTCTTGCTCCTGAACATAAAATGAAGCCAGAGGGTTAACAACAgtctgaaataataaataaaatattattattgaaaaaatagATACTCACATATACCAGAAACTTTAATTTGCGTTTGagatttttgtattttctctTGTAATCCACCTCTACTTCAGCTTGCCCGTTCATGTCTGATACTTAAACGAATATTTAACGTCGTTTGTTAAATGATTTTTACTAACGTTAGTTTATATGGGTTCGAGATCGAAACTGTACTGTTGTCCTCCAAATGTTAATGTCTATGTTCGTTCAGAAAGATCTAAGACACTCAAACAGATTAAGAAAGAACTGCTGCTATGCTAGTAATgctaaagctacattttcagcaagcTAAAGAATAAACGAATTAGGTATTTGTCGAGTAATGCAAACAAGTCAGAATCCACAAATGAGATAATGACAATAtaataatctatatatatttcaaacaaaaCTACAGAACATTTAACAAAGACAATAAACACATAATCTCACACATGTCAGGTACAGTGCAGAACCGCGATGTGCTCTTTGTTTACTTCCGCTTTCAACGTAATACGCACAGGAAACGGATTTTGGAGTCATCATCAGTCAATTTTCAACTAGAAATGTATTTCTAAACATATGATGAGTTCAAAGTTAACCATATTGCGTGAGTATCcttgagttcttttttttttcgatcATCCATCGTCAAAGCACATCCCAAcagtataaaaataacaaatatatatatatatatatatatatatatatatatatatatatatatatatatatatatatatatatattatcattgaaaaataatttatatatatataaattaagtacgattcagattaaaaatataatggcattaaaataaattatatacgcGTAATGAATTGTATAAATGAAAGAATTAAACCAAACGAAAATTCGGGTCGGTGTCCACTGTCCACTAGGGGGCATCAATA
This genomic window contains:
- the ino80e gene encoding INO80 complex subunit E isoform X1, producing the protein MLSDMNGQAEVEVDYKRKYKNLKRKLKFLVYEQECFQEELRRAQRKLLKVSRDKSFLLDRLLQYERVDEESSDSDATVSSDSDGEGARERDREAGKKRRSPGVPPVPSSSSPHLALLSRSGAVPLQSSAPAQYLNTLPFPPEYLAPSAERVKKERKTKLAKHRKDGSGKVVGPLTSSYPAGSGAAGGASGPFSWVPQQMLSEDAAEEEGESEGESDHGEEERGEGDEAELVIDIPNE
- the LOC132158320 gene encoding uncharacterized protein LOC132158320 isoform X2 translates to MLFALPRLAVFISAVLFNGGVVRASTLTDLDPGFLQCQECFFRGTPSHSLSELGLEQRCHTHLTGRPFASLYNANCQATIYTALHLGLKNGWGRGEQSTDDKEEINDDSPVAIPALYRGTTNETPSPHHSYPLFKWDSLTAEFIRSSIIPKCSKISGDIYVQIGLGGLNKCRGELLWSAVCCAASNGYSSFSVGLVMEGDMKVLSIKALEELIGVAGLFSGGCGEVGHQSEEELALLLKKQVNGIETPNSDVQSEEHTGEHNSQEAETSEPRTEEMTSENVNGEARSYTSLRDSDMEFQESTNETESSESALLKVLSSTIYLFYAPFSPIVNRVTNLPFQLTYILQEDLAVLASVPGDSCTLVNNLVSGVYSGISCILNTLYQTGETSVCTTYACLSPLAESLFVAFQEGFIGTGTLASDAVGIMTGTVGNGFRIIRMILCSVFDHTVDYLCVVSSEMGHQVSTVGSGVGKLTWRSGKGVGHMLNIVASIIGGVVDNTLSNVQEAFGGSSEESSELQTPDLLKSEVVGE
- the LOC132158320 gene encoding uncharacterized protein LOC132158320 isoform X1: MLFALPRLAVFISAVLFNGGVVRASTLTDLDPGFLQCQECFFRGTPSHSLSELGLEQRCHTHLTGRPFASLYNANCQATIYTALHLGLKNGWGRGEQSTQDDKEEINDDSPVAIPALYRGTTNETPSPHHSYPLFKWDSLTAEFIRSSIIPKCSKISGDIYVQIGLGGLNKCRGELLWSAVCCAASNGYSSFSVGLVMEGDMKVLSIKALEELIGVAGLFSGGCGEVGHQSEEELALLLKKQVNGIETPNSDVQSEEHTGEHNSQEAETSEPRTEEMTSENVNGEARSYTSLRDSDMEFQESTNETESSESALLKVLSSTIYLFYAPFSPIVNRVTNLPFQLTYILQEDLAVLASVPGDSCTLVNNLVSGVYSGISCILNTLYQTGETSVCTTYACLSPLAESLFVAFQEGFIGTGTLASDAVGIMTGTVGNGFRIIRMILCSVFDHTVDYLCVVSSEMGHQVSTVGSGVGKLTWRSGKGVGHMLNIVASIIGGVVDNTLSNVQEAFGGSSEESSELQTPDLLKSEVVGE
- the ino80e gene encoding INO80 complex subunit E isoform X2: MNGQAEVEVDYKRKYKNLKRKLKFLVYEQECFQEELRRAQRKLLKVSRDKSFLLDRLLQYERVDEESSDSDATVSSDSDGEGARERDREAGKKRRSPGVPPVPSSSSPHLALLSRSGAVPLQSSAPAQYLNTLPFPPEYLAPSAERVKKERKTKLAKHRKDGSGKVVGPLTSSYPAGSGAAGGASGPFSWVPQQMLSEDAAEEEGESEGESDHGEEERGEGDEAELVIDIPNE
- the ino80e gene encoding INO80 complex subunit E isoform X3; its protein translation is MLSDMNGQAEVEVDYKRKYKNLKRKLKFLVYEQECFQEELRRAQRKLLKVSRDKSFLLDRLLQYERVDEESSDSDATVSSDSDGEGARERDREAGKKRRSPGVPPVPSSSSPHLALLSRSGAVPLQSSAPAQYLNTVVGPLTSSYPAGSGAAGGASGPFSWVPQQMLSEDAAEEEGESEGESDHGEEERGEGDEAELVIDIPNE